The DNA segment GCCACCGTCCTCGTCGCAGGTTCGCTCACCGCCTGTGGCAGTGGATCACGCAGTGATCCGGACACCGTCAGGGTCGTCTACAACCGGTCGACCGACAACAACGTCCGCTTCAAGGACCAGTTCCTGGAGTCCATGAAGAAGGAGTTCGAGAAGGCCCACCCCGGCAAGAAGATCCAGCTCGTCCCGATCCAGGCGCCGGACGACGACTACGCGACCAAGGCGCAGCAGATGATGCGCTCCCCCAGGACGGCGCCCGACCTGGTCTACGAGGACACCTTCCGGATCAACTCCGACATCGAGGCCGGGTATCTGCGCCCGCTGGACGCCTATCTGGCGAAGTGGCCGGCCTGGAGCCATTTCGTGGATACCGCGAAGGCGGCGGCGAAGGCGGGGGACGGGAAGACGTACGGCGTTCCGGACGGTACGGACACCCGGGGGCTCTGGTTCAACAAGCGCCTGTTCGCCAAGGCGGGGCTGCCCGCCGACTGGCATCCGAGGACCTGGGCGGACGTGCTGGACGCCGCCCGCACCATCAAGAAGAAGGTTCCGGGCGTGATCCCGCTGAACGTCTTCACCGGCAAGGCGCCCGGCGAGGTCGCGGTGATGCAGGGCTTCGAGATGCTGCTGTACGGAACCGGTGACAACCCGCTCTACGACCCGGCGGCGAAGAAGTGGGTCGCCGGGGGAAAGGGCTTCAAGGACGCGCTCGACTTCGTACGCACGGTGTACGGCGAGAAGCTGGGACCTGACCCGTCGGACGCCCTCGACGCGAACATCAACACCACGGTGGGCACCGAGTTGCTGCCCGAGAGCAAGCTGGCCATCGATCTGGACGGCTCCTGGCTCGGACAGTTCTGGCTCGCCAAGGGCACCAGGAAGTGGCCCGAGTGGAGCACGACGCTCGGGCAGGCGCCGATGCCGACCCAGCGCGGGCAGGCCCCCGGCCAGGTCTCGATGTCCGGCGGGTGGACCTGGGCGATCCCGCAGAAGTCCGGGAACGCCGCGCTCGCCTGGGAGTTCATCCAGCAGTTGCAGCAGAAGGAGAACGCCGTCCGGTGGGACGTGGCAGACGCCCAGATCGCGGTACGCGACGACGTGGCGGCGGACCCGGCGTATCTGAACTCCATGCCGGGCATCAAGTTCTTCACCTCACTGGTGAAGAACACCCACTACCGGCCCGCGCTGCCCGTCTATCCGCAGGTGTCGTCCGCGATCGGCGAGGCCCTGGAGTCGGTGACCAGCGGTGACTCCACTCCGGCCGGTGCGGCGAAGTCGTACGACGACCAGCTGAAGTCGATCACCGGCGGCGCGGTCGTCGACAGGACCGGATGAATACCGGCGGAGGGGCCGATACGGCGACGGGAGGGCGGCGGCGGCCGGTCCGCTGGCTGCCGCTGGCCCCCGCCACGCTTCTGCTGCTGCTCTTCCTGGCGGGGCCCATCTGCTACTGCGTCTACATCGCCTTCACCAATATGCAGCTCACCGGCTCGTCGCACACGGACTTCGTGGGCCTGGCCAACTTCCGGCGGGCGCTGTCGGACGAGCGGTTCCGCAACGCCGTGTGGCTCACGCTGGTCTTCACGTTCGTCTCGTCGGTCGTCGGCCAGAACACGCTGGGGCTGGCGCTGGCCGGTCTGATGCGCCGCGCCTCGCGCACCGTCCGCACGCTGACCGGTGCACTGGTCATCACGGCCTGGGTGCTGCCGGAGATCGTCGCGGCCTTTCTCCTGTACGCGTTCTTCCGCCGCGAGGGCACCCTCAACGCGGTGCTGGACCTATTCCATCTCCCGGGCCAGAACTGGCTGTTCACCCTGCCGATCCTCGCCGTGTCGTTCGCCAACGTCTGGCGCGGCACCGCCTTCTCGATGCTCATCTACTCGGCGGCGCTCGCGGAGATCCCCGAGGAGATCACCGAGGCCGCCGAGGTGGACGGCGCGAGTGGCTGGCGGGCGGTGTGGCACATCACGCTGCCGATGATCCGGCGTTCGATCGGCACCAATCTGATGCTCAACACCCTTCAGACCCTCTCGGTGTTCGGGCTGATCTGGGCGATGACCCGCGGTGGCCCCGGCGACCGCAGCCAGACGCTGCCGGTCTTCATGTACGACCAGGCGTTCACCAAGAGCCTCATCGGCTACGGCACCGCGGTGGCGCTGCTGCTGCTCCTGGTGGGGTCGCTGTTCTCGGTCGTCTATCTCCGGCTGATGAAGGTGGAGGTCTGATGCGGCGGACTCAGCTGGCCCCGACGCGCCGGACACACATCCCCCTGACCCGCCGGGCCCGGCGCAGGCTGGCCGCGGACGCGGCGCTGCTCGTGGTGGCCGCCGCGTTCGTGCTGCCGCTCGCCTGGCTGGTGCTGGCCTCGTTCGACGACGGGGCGACCCTGCGCGTACGGGTGCCGTCGTCGCCCACCCTGGACAACTTCTCGGCGGTCCTCACCGACGAGATCACCTTCACGCCGATGCTCAACAGTCTGGTGCTGTGCGGCAGCGCGACCGTGCTGACGGTGGTCTGCGCGGCCCTCGCGGCGTACCCGCTCTCCCGCTACCGGTCGCGGTTCAACCGGCCGTACCTGCTCACGATTCTCTTCTCGACCTGTCTGCCGATCACCGCAGTCATGGTCCCGGTGTACGGACTCTTCGTCCAGGTCGATCTGGTCGACACGGTGTACGGCACCGCCCTCTTCCTCGCCACCTCCCAGCTCCCCTTCGCCATCTGGCTGATGAAGAACTTCATGGACGGTGTCCCGAAGGTGCTGGAGGAGGCGGCCTGGACGGACGGGGCGTCCATGCCGCAGACTCTGCGGCGGGTGGTGCTGCCGCTGATGGGGCCGGGGGCGACGGTCGTGATGATCTACACGTTCATCATGCTCTGGGGGAACTTCTTCGTCCCGTTCATGCTGCTGCTCAGCCCGGACCAGCTGCCTGCGTCCGTCACGATCTTCACGCTCTTC comes from the Streptomyces sp. NBC_01471 genome and includes:
- a CDS encoding extracellular solute-binding protein, encoding MRPTAPLILAAAATVLVAGSLTACGSGSRSDPDTVRVVYNRSTDNNVRFKDQFLESMKKEFEKAHPGKKIQLVPIQAPDDDYATKAQQMMRSPRTAPDLVYEDTFRINSDIEAGYLRPLDAYLAKWPAWSHFVDTAKAAAKAGDGKTYGVPDGTDTRGLWFNKRLFAKAGLPADWHPRTWADVLDAARTIKKKVPGVIPLNVFTGKAPGEVAVMQGFEMLLYGTGDNPLYDPAAKKWVAGGKGFKDALDFVRTVYGEKLGPDPSDALDANINTTVGTELLPESKLAIDLDGSWLGQFWLAKGTRKWPEWSTTLGQAPMPTQRGQAPGQVSMSGGWTWAIPQKSGNAALAWEFIQQLQQKENAVRWDVADAQIAVRDDVAADPAYLNSMPGIKFFTSLVKNTHYRPALPVYPQVSSAIGEALESVTSGDSTPAGAAKSYDDQLKSITGGAVVDRTG
- a CDS encoding carbohydrate ABC transporter permease; amino-acid sequence: MNTGGGADTATGGRRRPVRWLPLAPATLLLLLFLAGPICYCVYIAFTNMQLTGSSHTDFVGLANFRRALSDERFRNAVWLTLVFTFVSSVVGQNTLGLALAGLMRRASRTVRTLTGALVITAWVLPEIVAAFLLYAFFRREGTLNAVLDLFHLPGQNWLFTLPILAVSFANVWRGTAFSMLIYSAALAEIPEEITEAAEVDGASGWRAVWHITLPMIRRSIGTNLMLNTLQTLSVFGLIWAMTRGGPGDRSQTLPVFMYDQAFTKSLIGYGTAVALLLLLVGSLFSVVYLRLMKVEV
- a CDS encoding carbohydrate ABC transporter permease — its product is MRRTQLAPTRRTHIPLTRRARRRLAADAALLVVAAAFVLPLAWLVLASFDDGATLRVRVPSSPTLDNFSAVLTDEITFTPMLNSLVLCGSATVLTVVCAALAAYPLSRYRSRFNRPYLLTILFSTCLPITAVMVPVYGLFVQVDLVDTVYGTALFLATSQLPFAIWLMKNFMDGVPKVLEEAAWTDGASMPQTLRRVVLPLMGPGATVVMIYTFIMLWGNFFVPFMLLLSPDQLPASVTIFTLFGNYGSVAYGQLAAFSILYSTPVLVLYILISRRLGGGFALGGAVKG